The nucleotide window TGTAAGCGGAGGAGTCGATCGGCTTTTTCCATCTTTTCCGCTTTAATAATCTGCCCTACTCGGAAATCAAGGGGAGTAAATTGATCGTAGGTGATTTCTGGCTTTAAGGCTTCACTGTCATTCGCTTCCTTTTTCTCCTGATCGTTGGCTTCTGTAGGCTTATTGCCTATAAACGCTTGAGTAAGGATATAATGAACCTCTTCCTCTAAGTCCAAGCGTGGGAAGAGTGGATCTCCTTTTTGGACATGCGTTCCAGCTGGTAGTCCACCAAAGGTATCTAAGGCTGGCCATGCCTTTAAGCTCGAGTCAGTAACGCCTAGTTGCTTCCAAATCTCCTCCGCAGTTGTTACCAATACAGGCTGGATCAAGGTAGCAATGATTCGAAGATTTTCTGCTAAATGATAAAGAACACTTCCTAATACCGCTTGTTGCTCCTCATCCTTCGCTAGCTTCCAAGGCATTGTATCATCAATGTATTTATTAGTTTGATGAACCAATTGCCAGATCGCTATTAATGCTTGGGAAAACTCCATATTATCCATGTGGACTTCTACCCGCTGGATCGTCTCTTTTACCAGGTTTTGCAGCGGCTCATCATATGGTGTTGCATTCAATTGATAGGGTGGTAAAACGCCATCACAATATTTTTCAATCATCGTGACTGTCCGATGGAGTAAATTTCCTAAATCGTTGGCTAAATCATAATTGAATCGTTCAACAAAGCCCTCTGGTGTAAATACCCCATCTGCCCCAAATGGTACTTCTCGTAGTAGATAATACCGGTAGGCATCTAGTCCATAACGATCCACCAATGGTACAGGGTCTACCACATTCCCTTTCGATTTCGACATTTTTCCATCCTTCATTAAGAACCAACCGTGGGCCACTACCTTTTTCGGAAGGGGTAAATCCAAGGCCATTAACATAATGGGCCAATAAATCGTATGGAAGCGGGAGATCTCCTTGCCCACCACGTGGACATCTGCTGGCCAATACTTGTTAAACAGGCTCGCATCATCAGAGCCATAGCCTAATGCTGTAATATAATTGACCAACGCATCGATCCAAACATAGATCACATGCTTCGGATTGCCTGGAACCTTAATTCCCCAATCAAAAGTGGTACGGGAAACACATAGATCTTCCAAACCAGGCTTAATAAAATTGTTGATCATCTCTGCTTTCCGATTGACTGGCTGGATAAAGTCAGGGTGACCCTCGTAATATTGTAGCAACCGATCAGCATACTTACTCATGCGGAAGAAATACGACTCTTCCTTAACTGTTTGAACAGGACGTCCGCAATCAGGACAATTTCCTCCTGCTTCTGCTACTTGTGTTTCAGTCCAGAATGATTCGCAGGGGGTACAATAGAGTCCTTCATACTCTCCTAAATAGATATCGCCATGGTCAAGGAAGTACTGGAAAATTTTCTGTACTACTTTTGTATGGCGCTCCTCAGTTGTTCGGATAAAATCATCATAGCGAATATCTAGCTTACCCCATAACTCACGAATTCCACTGACGATCTCATCTACATACCGCTGGGGCGTAACGCCCTTTTCCTTCGCTTTGGTTTCAATTTTTTGCCCATGCTCATCTGTTCCTGTTAAAAAGTAAACGTCATAGCCACGTTGTTCCTTATAGCGCTTCATCACATCGCAAGCAATCGTTGTATACGTGTGGCCAATATGAAGTTTGCCGCTGGGATAATAGATTGGTGTAGTGATATAAAATGTTGGTTTACTCATCCTTCTTCACGCTCCTCTTCAATAAATAAAAAAGCTCTCATCCCACATGGGACGAGAGCTACTCGCGGTACCACCCAACTTTTTATCTCCTTCACAGAAGATAACTCAATAGGTCGTAACAGCTACGACCCAGCCTTATAACGCAGGCCTACGTGTCACCCTTACGATGTCTCCATCGCTCGAGTCACAACCGCTCCAGGACCATCTTCCTCAGTTCAACTATACCGGCTTCCACCTCCCCCGGCTCTCTGCATAATAGTTGTGTGCTAAGTACTCATCCTTTCATTACGTCCAATCATATCTAGTTATTTGCAGTATTAATATTGGTATGAATTGTAGTACACAACTTTCATTATGTCAAGCAAATGTCAATTTTATGTATTGTCGAAAAATGTCGTAATATGTTAAAATAGGTTTGAT belongs to Rubeoparvulum massiliense and includes:
- the metG gene encoding methionine--tRNA ligase; the protein is MSKPTFYITTPIYYPSGKLHIGHTYTTIACDVMKRYKEQRGYDVYFLTGTDEHGQKIETKAKEKGVTPQRYVDEIVSGIRELWGKLDIRYDDFIRTTEERHTKVVQKIFQYFLDHGDIYLGEYEGLYCTPCESFWTETQVAEAGGNCPDCGRPVQTVKEESYFFRMSKYADRLLQYYEGHPDFIQPVNRKAEMINNFIKPGLEDLCVSRTTFDWGIKVPGNPKHVIYVWIDALVNYITALGYGSDDASLFNKYWPADVHVVGKEISRFHTIYWPIMLMALDLPLPKKVVAHGWFLMKDGKMSKSKGNVVDPVPLVDRYGLDAYRYYLLREVPFGADGVFTPEGFVERFNYDLANDLGNLLHRTVTMIEKYCDGVLPPYQLNATPYDEPLQNLVKETIQRVEVHMDNMEFSQALIAIWQLVHQTNKYIDDTMPWKLAKDEEQQAVLGSVLYHLAENLRIIATLIQPVLVTTAEEIWKQLGVTDSSLKAWPALDTFGGLPAGTHVQKGDPLFPRLDLEEEVHYILTQAFIGNKPTEANDQEKKEANDSEALKPEITYDQFTPLDFRVGQIIKAEKMEKADRLLRLQVDLGFETRQVISGIAKYYQPEELVGRRVIVVANLKPAKLRGELSQGMILAAATPDDEKLTLATVAEEIPLGSQVN